One Solanum lycopersicum chromosome 4, SLM_r2.1 DNA window includes the following coding sequences:
- the LOC101244368 gene encoding LA motif RNA-binding domain-containing protein encodes MATPPPDSSASPPAANTDGVAVVTSGAGAAAVGATVSSPQARRSLQAPWAQVVRGGEVEAVSVSSPRSPSPMAAAAGVSPEKISLSDDCSTQKISPEISTSGALPESADSNEGNVGRPKKPAWNKPVNGVVEAVSVMGGAVSWPALSESTRPSPKSATDSAKLQDGSVSVSQGPIISQSPQKQANVNANTNSNANPTTPVRQRSIKYRGSSSSGGGGGSGPGAGAFIRTPPPPPPPLPPPFPVMHFPPVLEPPVRGARPVGGFPSQPHGVNDHSSHRNHGRKGNFGGRPRGDGSYHNNHGGRRDQDRRDVHMGPPFAPPPHAAFMRAPLPGSGPFLPTPMRTPFVNQMAYDMTPFFYVPPLSPEPYSAVPIINQAPQLPQHLPLVDPNLPSSLVNQIEYYFSDANLVKDDFLRVKMDEEGWVPMHLIANFPRVKKMTEKVQSDIIQFILYCLRASTFVEVQDDKVRRRDGWRKWTRTAGQLAADSGLSTPVASSDGGPTASLQNVSENESATNISSATEVTDAQLEVAAGGSSDESANQSNPAQEEGGAGVENISTNHA; translated from the exons ATGGCCACGCCGCCGCCGGATTCTTCTGCTAGTCCACCGGCGGCCAATACAGATGGTGTCGCCGTTGTGACATCCGGCGCCGGTGCAGCGGCCGTCGGGGCTACTGTCAGCAGTCCTCAAGCTCGCCGGAGTTTGCAAGCACCATGGGCTCAAGTGGTTCGTGGAGGAGAGGTTGAAGCAGTATCAGTGTCAAGTCCTCGCTCGCCGTCACCGATGGCAGCGGCTGCAGGTGTTTCGCCGGAGAAAATTTCGCTGTCGGATGATTGCTCGACCCAGAAGATTTCGCCGGAGATTTCTACTTCCGGTGCTCTGCCGGAGAGTGCTGATAGCAATGAGGGCAATGTAGGTCGGCCGAAGAAGCCTGCTTGGAATAAACCTGTAAACGGTGTAGTTGAGGCGGTTTCTGTTATGGGTGGGGCTGTTTCCTGGCCTGCTCTCTCTGAGTCTACTCGGCCTAGCCCAAAATCAGCTACTGATTCAGCAAAACTTCAAGATGGATCGGTTTCTGTTTCTCAG GGTCCAATAATTTCTCAGTCACCTCAAAAACAGGCTAATGTTAATGCAAACACAAATTCAAATGCAAATCCTACAACCCCTGTTAGACAAAGATCAATAAAATACAGAGGTAGTAGCAGcagtggtggtggtggtggtagtGGTCCAGGTGCTGGAGCATTTATTAGAACTCCGCCTCCACCTCCACCTCCATTGCCTCCTCCTTTTCCTGTAATGCATTTCCCACCTGTTCTTGAGCCTCCTGTAAGAGGTGCAAGACCTGTTGGAGGATTTCCGTCTCAGCCGCATGGAGTAAATGATCATTCTTCCCATAGAAATCATGGCAGGAAAGGTAACTTTGGGGGCCGACCTCGTGGAGATGGGTCTTATCATAACAATCATGGGGGAAGGCGTGATCAAGATCGGAGAGACGTTCATATGGGTCCTCCATTTGCTCCTCCTCCTCATGCAGCGTTTATGCGAGCTCCACTCCCTGGTTCTGGTCCATTTCTTCCAACCCCTATGAGAACACCTTTTGTTAATCAGATGGCATATG ATATGACTCCCTTCTTTTACGTTCCTCCACTGAGTCCGGAGCCCTATAGTGCTGTGCCTATCATCAACCAAGCTCCACAATTACCCCAACATTTACCTTTAGTGGATCCAAATTTGCCTTCCTCCTTGGTTAATCAGATAGAGTATTACTTCAG TGATGCTAATCTTGTAAAAGATGACTTTTTGAGGGTAAAGATGGATGAGGAAGGGTGGGTTCCAATGCATCTGATTGCTAACTTTCCTCGA GTTAAGAAAATGACAGAGAAGGTCCAGTCTGATATTATCCAGTtcattttgtattgtttgaggGCTTCAACGTTTGTAGAAGTGCAG GATGACAAGGTAAGGAGACGGGATGGTTGGAGGAAATGGACTCGTACTGCTGGCCAGCTTGCAGCTGATTCAGGTTTGTCCACACCTGTTGCATCGTCAGATGGTGGTCCAACAGCTTCCTTGCAGAATGTCTCTGAGAATGAATCAGCTACAAATATCAGCAGTGCTACAGAAGTGACCGATGCTCAACTGGAGGTAGCTGCTGGTGGCTCATCGGACGAATCAGCTAATCAATCAAACCCAGCTCAAGAAGAAGGCGGCGCTGGCGTGGAAAATATCTCTACCAACCATGCATGA